A stretch of DNA from Chloroflexota bacterium:
AACAGTACGTCATCAAGCCGGTTGCCCTCGATCGTGACACCGTCCGCCGTCACCGTGATGCCCGAGTCGTCGCGGTCTGGCTCGACGCCGCTGCCGCGCACGACGAAGCCGCGCAGCATCGCGCCATCCGCAGCCAGCTTGACCACGGTATCGCGCCCGCCGCCATCGATCACCGGCCAGTCGATGCCCAGCAGTTCAACGCGGCGCTCGACAACAACCGGCCCGGCATACGTGCCGCCGCGTACTTCGATCGTGTCGCCGTCGCGCGCATCGGCCAGCGCGGCCTGAATCGCCGTATACGGCCCCTGCGCCGAGACGACCAGCCGCGCCTGCGCGTGCGCGGTCTGCGCACCAGCCACGAGTAACGCGATCAGCAGCAGCGCGGCGGCCAGGCGTCTCATCCGTTCGCTGTCCCCGGCTCAGTCGCCACTGCAACGGCCTGCGCCTTGGCGCGCAAGCGCGCCTCGACGATCGGTTTGTACGCGGCGCGGTGGGTGTACAGCCCGACCAGTACCAGCGCCGACGCCAGGAACGCGAGCAGCAGGCCGAGCTGCGGCTCGGCGAGCGAGGCGAATTGCCCGATCTTGCCCTCGCCGATCAGCGGCGGCGTGAACGGCTTGATCGCGCCGCCCAGCGCCGACTTCGGGTCGATGCTGTGCCCGTAGTTGTAAAGTATCAGGAAGAGATCGGCCAGGAAGCCGAGCGGAAAGCCGATGGCCGGCAGCGCCAGCAAGGCCGCCCACTGGTTGTGCACGAACATGGTGGCCAGCAGCAACAGGCCGAGCGAGACCACGGCCAGCAGCGAAATCGAGCGCTCGAACTGGCCGCCATCGTTCAGCGGGGGCATGCCGAGGTAATGGTTCAGCCCGTCGATCTCGGTGACGTCGCCCTGGATATGGTTGATATACACGTCGACCTTCAGCCCCTTGGGGTACTGCGGCGCTTTGAGGGTCATGCGCCAGTAGGGCACGACGGCCGAGACCATCAGCAGTACCGCGGCGGCCATCAGCCACGCGCTGGGAATCAGGAACGTCAACAGCGGGCGGGTGCTGCCGTCGGGCAGCAGCACCTTGACATCGGGGTCGATCTGAATAGCCTTCATGGACACGCTTCCTTTCTGACTAGGCGGCGGGCAAGCGGCAGGGGGCGGTAGCTCGCTGCCGGCTGACCGTCGCAGGATCGCCGGGCAGACCGCGCGGGTCTTCAACACCCGCGCGGTCTGCCTGCGCGACGTTAAACGGTTACGGCTTCACCAGGAAGTAGCCCAACATCTCCAGATGCAGCGCGGAGCAGAACTCCGTGCAGTAATACGAATACGTGCCGGCCATGGTCGCGTCGAACTCGATCGTCTCGGTCTTGCCCGGCTCCAGGCTCAAGTTGATATTGTAACCCGAGAGGGCAAACCCGTGTGTTGCATCGCGCGTGCGCTCCAGGTTCGTCAGGTGCCAGACCACATGGTCGCCCTTGTTAACCTCGATCGACTCCGGCGAGTAGTGCGAGCGGATGACGGACATCCAGACTTCGACGTTCTTGCCGTTGCGTGTTACCTTGGCGTCCTTCTGGTCGGTGATGCCGTTCGGGTCCTTAGACATCGTTTCCGCGTTCCAGCCGACTTCCGGATACACCTCGAACGGCTTGAGCCGCTCGGCCTTGATGATCTGCGCGTAATGCGGCTCGGCCATGCCGATCGGCATGTCGTACAGCACCTTCATCGTGTCGCCCGGCTTGCCGATATCCACCAGTTGGAAGTTCTGCGGAAGCAGCGGCCCGACGTTGGCGAAGCGGTCGATACTCCACTTGTTCAGCGCAACCACGTAGTTGCCGCCCGGGGTTGCCGTGTCGCCCTCAACCGCCGTGATGTGGCCGATATTGTAGTTGACCGGCAGCTTCTGGATCAGTTGCCAGCCCTTCTCCGGGTGCTTCTTCTCGTAGGGGCCGCCGAGCGTCCAGCGCGCCACGGCCGAGTCGAGGAACAGCGAGGTGTAGGCATAGCCCTTGTCGTCATAGACGGTGTGCAGCGGGCCCAGGCCAAGCTCGACCTGCGCCTCCATCACCTTGTCCAGCGGGATCACCGGCACGCCGTAGGCGTCCTTGTTAAACCCGCCGCCCTTGATCGCCGCCTGAATCTTGTCGAACGAATAGATCGTCACATGCGGATCCAGCTTGCCGCCGACGACGATGAACTCGCCGCCCGGCGTCACGTCGGAACCGTGCGGGCTCTTCGGCTCGGGCGTGAAGTACAGGATGTTCTCGCTGATCGCCGTCTGCAGGTCGATCACGGCGATGCCGTTGAGCTTCTTGGTCTTGCCGGCCTTGAAGACCTCTTCGGCCTTCTTCCAGTTCATGATGTGCAGGTAGTCGGTGTCGTTCTTGGTCGTGCCGGCTTCAAACGGCGGCAGGCCCTTCTCGACGCCGCCGGTCGCCATTTCGGTGTTGAACGAGTTGCAGAACGCCCAGCCGTCGCTGGGGCCCTTGCCCGCGTCGCACAGATCCTGGAAATACGGCGGCAGTTCGATCTGGAACGACTGGTTGATGTCGATGCGGCCCTTCTGGCGGTCGAACTTCCAGTAGGTGATGAAGCCGCGGTACTTGTCCTTGTACTGGTCGAGCGGCGCGTACTCGTAGTTGAGCGGCGCGGCATACTGCGGACCCTCGACGACGTACTCCGTGTTGGGCGTCACGAAGGAGCCGCCGTGGTCGTTGATCGCGTTCGGCGTCTTGAGGATCTGCTTGGTGGCGAAGTCGCGCAGGTCGATCACGGCGATGCGCGCGTTGGCCTTGTCGTTGATGAACGCGTACTGGCCGTCATACGAGCCGTTGGTCTCCGAGATGTTCGGATGGTGCGTGTCGGCCCACAGCACCGGGTTGCCGTTGACGTTGCCGCCCTTCAGGATCTCGTTGCCGGAGCCGCCAAAGCCCCAACCCTGCCATGGCTCGGGGGTGAACACGCCGATGACTTTCAGGATACGCATTGACGGCACGGCAATCACCAGCACTTGCCCGGACTGCCCGCCGGATGCAATCATGATGTACGGGTCGGTCTTGCCCGACGGCATGTACGTCTTGAGCGCGGCGTACACGTCGTCGTTGGTCAGGCCGCGCTCCTT
This window harbors:
- a CDS encoding cytochrome C, with amino-acid sequence MKAIQIDPDVKVLLPDGSTRPLLTFLIPSAWLMAAAVLLMVSAVVPYWRMTLKAPQYPKGLKVDVYINHIQGDVTEIDGLNHYLGMPPLNDGGQFERSISLLAVVSLGLLLLATMFVHNQWAALLALPAIGFPLGFLADLFLILYNYGHSIDPKSALGGAIKPFTPPLIGEGKIGQFASLAEPQLGLLLAFLASALVLVGLYTHRAAYKPIVEARLRAKAQAVAVATEPGTANG
- the nosZ gene encoding Sec-dependent nitrous-oxide reductase, which gives rise to MPSGKTDPYIMIASGGQSGQVLVIAVPSMRILKVIGVFTPEPWQGWGFGGSGNEILKGGNVNGNPVLWADTHHPNISETNGSYDGQYAFINDKANARIAVIDLRDFATKQILKTPNAINDHGGSFVTPNTEYVVEGPQYAAPLNYEYAPLDQYKDKYRGFITYWKFDRQKGRIDINQSFQIELPPYFQDLCDAGKGPSDGWAFCNSFNTEMATGGVEKGLPPFEAGTTKNDTDYLHIMNWKKAEEVFKAGKTKKLNGIAVIDLQTAISENILYFTPEPKSPHGSDVTPGGEFIVVGGKLDPHVTIYSFDKIQAAIKGGGFNKDAYGVPVIPLDKVMEAQVELGLGPLHTVYDDKGYAYTSLFLDSAVARWTLGGPYEKKHPEKGWQLIQKLPVNYNIGHITAVEGDTATPGGNYVVALNKWSIDRFANVGPLLPQNFQLVDIGKPGDTMKVLYDMPIGMAEPHYAQIIKAERLKPFEVYPEVGWNAETMSKDPNGITDQKDAKVTRNGKNVEVWMSVIRSHYSPESIEVNKGDHVVWHLTNLERTRDATHGFALSGYNINLSLEPGKTETIEFDATMAGTYSYYCTEFCSALHLEMLGYFLVKP